Proteins encoded within one genomic window of Bradyrhizobium sp. AZCC 1719:
- a CDS encoding aldo/keto reductase gives MKRTRLADGLDVTAIGLGTAPLGGLFAPVSDRDAEATIERAWSLGVRFFDTAPLYGFGLAERRLGSFLRQQDRESFAISTKVGRLLRPSSAAAEDDHYKGTPAERPEFDFSYDGVMRSVEHSLDRLGLDRVDVLLVHDPDDHYGDAVAGAFRALRRLRDDGTVKAIGAGMNQSEMLVRFAEVAPVDCFLLAGRYTLLDQGAVTTLFPICRAKSIGIILGGIYNSGILANPRDGAKFNYEDADAALVARALALEALCRKHGTELKAAAVQFCLAHPAVTVALLGARSAAEVLDNIAMAGRLVPSSFWHELRERKLVDASAPLPGGA, from the coding sequence ATGAAGCGCACGCGACTTGCGGATGGACTCGACGTCACGGCGATTGGTCTCGGAACCGCTCCTCTCGGCGGACTGTTTGCGCCGGTCAGCGACAGGGACGCGGAAGCCACGATCGAACGCGCCTGGTCGCTCGGTGTCCGCTTCTTCGATACTGCGCCGCTCTACGGCTTTGGATTGGCCGAACGTCGCCTGGGCAGTTTTCTGCGCCAGCAGGACCGGGAATCCTTTGCAATCTCCACCAAGGTCGGCCGTTTGCTGCGCCCGTCCAGTGCGGCCGCGGAAGACGATCACTACAAGGGCACGCCGGCCGAGCGGCCGGAATTCGATTTCAGCTACGACGGCGTGATGCGTTCGGTGGAGCACAGCCTCGACCGTCTCGGGCTCGACCGCGTCGATGTATTGCTCGTCCATGATCCGGATGATCACTATGGGGATGCAGTCGCCGGTGCCTTCCGTGCGCTCCGGCGCTTGCGCGACGACGGCACGGTCAAGGCGATCGGCGCCGGTATGAATCAATCCGAGATGCTCGTCCGCTTCGCCGAAGTGGCGCCGGTCGATTGCTTCCTGCTGGCGGGCCGCTACACGCTGCTCGACCAGGGCGCGGTGACGACGTTGTTTCCGATCTGCCGTGCGAAGAGCATCGGCATCATTCTCGGCGGCATCTACAACAGCGGCATCCTCGCGAACCCGCGCGACGGCGCGAAGTTCAATTATGAAGACGCGGATGCGGCGCTCGTCGCCCGCGCGCTGGCGCTGGAGGCGCTGTGCCGCAAGCATGGCACCGAGCTCAAGGCCGCCGCAGTCCAGTTCTGTTTGGCCCATCCGGCGGTAACGGTCGCGCTGCTCGGCGCGCGCAGCGCTGCGGAGGTCTTGGATAACATCGCGATGGCCGGGCGGTTGGTGCCGTCCTCCTTCTGGCACGAGCTGCGCGAGCGCAAATTGGTCGACGCGTCCGCACCACTGCCGGGCGGAGCCTGA
- a CDS encoding MarR family winged helix-turn-helix transcriptional regulator yields MRKAKKRHGETRHRPWPLSERPGFLIRRLHQIHVALFQEACGEFEITPLQYSLLSALAVRKTADQTTLAADIALDRTTTTGALKRLAARNFVERPVDDEDRRARLCKLTPAGAALLAKIEASARAAHRATLDNLSEREQAVFVDMMQRIVAAHSNRDSATALFD; encoded by the coding sequence TTGCGGAAAGCAAAGAAGCGTCATGGCGAGACCAGACATCGCCCGTGGCCGCTGTCAGAACGACCGGGCTTTCTGATCCGGCGGCTGCACCAGATCCATGTCGCGCTATTTCAGGAAGCATGCGGTGAGTTCGAGATCACACCACTGCAATACAGCCTGCTTTCGGCGCTTGCGGTGCGGAAAACCGCCGATCAGACCACATTGGCGGCCGATATTGCGCTGGACAGGACGACGACGACCGGAGCGCTCAAGCGACTGGCCGCCCGCAATTTCGTCGAGAGACCCGTAGATGATGAGGATCGCCGCGCGCGGCTCTGTAAATTGACCCCGGCGGGAGCGGCGCTTCTGGCGAAAATAGAGGCATCAGCGCGGGCTGCGCACCGCGCCACGCTCGATAATTTAAGTGAACGGGAGCAAGCCGTATTCGTCGATATGATGCAGCGCATCGTTGCGGCGCACTCCAATCGCGACAGTGCTACTGCCCTATTCGATTGA
- a CDS encoding HNH endonuclease yields MFAANPALVLNADFQPLNYFPLSLFNWEDAVKAVVKGSHVVVAEYDEVVRSPSTVMRLPSVIALREYVRPQVRVAFTRFNVFLRDRFRCQYCGDQHLRGELTFDHVVPRADGGQTSWTNIVAACSPCNTRKDRFHLKPLRKPFEPTQHDLMAAQRLFPPNFLHETWRDYLYWDAELEK; encoded by the coding sequence ATGTTCGCAGCAAACCCGGCTCTTGTCCTCAATGCGGACTTCCAGCCGCTCAACTACTTCCCGTTGTCGCTGTTCAACTGGGAGGACGCCGTCAAGGCGGTCGTGAAGGGATCGCACGTCGTCGTCGCAGAATACGACGAGGTGGTCCGCAGCCCGTCGACGGTGATGCGGCTGCCGTCGGTCATCGCGCTGCGCGAGTATGTGCGGCCACAGGTTCGCGTCGCCTTCACGCGGTTCAATGTCTTTCTTCGCGATCGCTTCCGCTGCCAGTATTGCGGTGACCAGCATCTGCGCGGCGAATTGACGTTCGACCACGTCGTCCCGCGGGCGGACGGCGGCCAGACGTCCTGGACCAACATCGTGGCGGCCTGCAGCCCCTGCAACACGCGCAAGGACCGCTTCCACCTCAAGCCGCTGCGCAAGCCATTTGAGCCGACGCAGCACGACCTGATGGCGGCCCAGCGTCTCTTCCCGCCGAACTTTCTGCACGAAACTTGGCGCGACTATCTGTACTGGGATGCCGAGCTCGAGAAGTAA
- a CDS encoding amidohydrolase/deacetylase family metallohydrolase, whose translation MSISATFDQLLRGGRVICPASGIDGIRDVAIRNGKIAAVQSDILPTSAREVIDVTGKVVLPGLIDTHAHVYQYVTGRFGMNADMVGVQSGVTTLVDQGGPSCMTLPGFRHFVAEPAKSRVYAFLSAYLVGGLEGHYYPQLYSPEGVDIDATVKAATANLDIVRGIKAHAEIGGFARWGIRVIEMAAEIGRRADLPVYVHFGQLWGLPESGTNGEDVDTILARVLPLLREGDVLAHPFTRHPGGFVNREGEVHPVIQAALDRGLKVDVGHGSHFSYRLAKKAIAAGIIPTTLGADIHGYNTHVPAPAGTPDQHEDDENHPFAGQAKFSLVQAMSSMMALGLALEQVVPMVTSNSARMLGRADEIGALKIGRDADVSVIGERTGRFVLRDNENNEVIAERLLQPEFCLRAGARYDAVAPILPQAVAA comes from the coding sequence ATGTCGATCAGCGCCACCTTCGACCAACTCCTGCGCGGCGGCCGCGTGATATGCCCGGCCTCCGGCATCGATGGCATCAGGGACGTCGCTATCCGCAATGGCAAGATCGCGGCGGTGCAGAGCGACATTTTACCGACCAGCGCCCGAGAGGTGATCGACGTGACCGGCAAGGTGGTATTGCCCGGCCTCATCGATACCCACGCGCATGTCTATCAGTATGTCACCGGTCGCTTCGGCATGAATGCCGACATGGTCGGCGTCCAGTCCGGCGTGACGACGTTGGTCGATCAGGGCGGTCCGTCCTGCATGACGCTGCCCGGCTTCCGGCATTTCGTTGCCGAGCCTGCGAAGTCGCGCGTTTATGCATTCCTGTCGGCTTATCTGGTCGGTGGGCTCGAAGGCCACTACTATCCGCAACTCTATAGTCCTGAAGGCGTCGATATCGACGCCACGGTGAAGGCGGCGACGGCCAATCTCGACATCGTTCGCGGCATCAAGGCCCATGCGGAGATCGGCGGCTTCGCGCGTTGGGGCATTCGCGTCATCGAAATGGCGGCCGAGATCGGACGCCGCGCCGATTTGCCGGTCTATGTGCATTTCGGCCAGCTCTGGGGCCTGCCTGAGAGTGGTACCAATGGCGAAGACGTCGATACGATTTTGGCGCGCGTGCTTCCTTTACTGCGAGAGGGCGACGTACTGGCGCATCCGTTCACGCGCCACCCCGGAGGCTTCGTCAACCGCGAGGGTGAAGTTCATCCGGTGATTCAGGCGGCGCTCGATCGCGGCTTGAAGGTCGACGTCGGTCACGGCAGTCATTTCTCCTATCGTCTCGCCAAAAAAGCGATCGCCGCCGGTATCATCCCCACCACGCTCGGCGCGGACATTCACGGCTACAACACCCACGTGCCTGCGCCCGCCGGCACGCCCGACCAGCATGAGGACGACGAGAATCATCCGTTCGCCGGCCAGGCCAAGTTCAGTCTGGTCCAGGCGATGAGTTCGATGATGGCGCTCGGCCTCGCGCTGGAGCAGGTCGTGCCGATGGTCACATCCAACTCGGCCAGGATGCTCGGCCGTGCTGACGAAATCGGCGCCCTCAAGATTGGCAGGGACGCCGACGTCTCGGTGATCGGAGAGCGAACCGGACGATTTGTCCTTCGCGACAACGAGAACAATGAAGTGATCGCCGAGCGTCTGCTGCAGCCTGAGTTCTGTCTGCGCGCTGGTGCGCGATACGACGCAGTAGCGCCAATTCTACCGCAGGCCGTTGCGGCCTGA
- a CDS encoding amidohydrolase family protein has product MVIDGHQHFWDPARADYPWMEAPELARIRRAFGPSDLAPLLRANGIDASILVQCRSSIEETEEFLRVAAATPFVIGVVGWVDLTGGTVDETLERLRGLPGGERLVGIRHQVHDEPDPDWLLREDVQRGLSAVVAHDLTYDLLVRTREMPAAIATAQAFPQGRFVLDHAAKPPIADGFSREWADRLAALAECGNVWCKISGLATEAKWDDWDSARLFPLVEHAARCFGEDRLIFGSDWPVCLLADSYREIKSALEECLMKLGPQVRHKAFGPNAQRAYLVPPPLVGEGGA; this is encoded by the coding sequence ATGGTGATCGACGGTCATCAGCATTTCTGGGATCCCGCGCGCGCCGATTATCCCTGGATGGAGGCGCCTGAACTCGCGCGGATCCGCCGCGCCTTCGGCCCGAGCGATCTCGCGCCGCTGCTTCGCGCCAACGGGATCGATGCGAGCATTCTGGTGCAATGCCGTTCCTCGATCGAGGAGACCGAGGAATTCTTGCGCGTCGCCGCTGCGACGCCCTTCGTGATCGGTGTGGTCGGCTGGGTCGACCTGACGGGCGGCACGGTCGACGAGACGCTCGAACGGCTGCGCGGCTTGCCCGGAGGCGAAAGGCTGGTCGGCATTCGTCACCAGGTGCACGATGAGCCCGATCCTGATTGGCTGCTGCGCGAGGACGTGCAGCGGGGCTTGAGCGCAGTGGTTGCGCACGATCTCACCTACGATCTCCTGGTACGCACGCGAGAAATGCCGGCCGCGATCGCAACCGCGCAGGCGTTTCCGCAAGGGCGCTTTGTTCTCGATCACGCCGCCAAGCCGCCGATCGCCGACGGCTTCAGCCGTGAATGGGCCGATCGTCTCGCAGCGCTCGCCGAGTGCGGCAATGTCTGGTGCAAAATTTCAGGCCTCGCCACTGAGGCGAAGTGGGACGATTGGGACTCGGCTCGTCTGTTCCCCTTGGTCGAGCATGCCGCCAGATGTTTTGGCGAGGATCGTCTGATCTTCGGCTCCGACTGGCCGGTCTGTCTGCTCGCCGACAGCTATCGCGAGATCAAGAGCGCGCTCGAGGAGTGCCTGATGAAGCTTGGTCCGCAGGTGCGCCACAAGGCGTTTGGGCCGAACGCTCAGCGGGCTTATCTTGTTCCTCCTCCCCTTGTGGGGGAAGGTGGCGCTTAG
- a CDS encoding sugar-binding protein, with protein MRKFLFAGMAIAMMATPALAQTYKFVIVPKAMNNPFFDVARDGCLKRAKELGNVQCIYKGPVEHEPATQAQIIQDFITQKVDGLAISVADVAAMTKSIEAATAAGIPVITFDADAPGSKRIAYIGTNNKDFGLALGKQLLQLKPEGGKYAVVSGGPGAKNLAERVDGVREALKGSKWVEVAGSPTFCNDDPALAVQQMADLRTATPDLGAIVPVGGWPMFAPEGYKAFVNKNKKDIDAGKLTLVVADTLKMQLELLRDGYSNALTGQRPFEMGEKAMDTLLAIKKGEKVSEVIHTGLDLVTKDNVAQLLK; from the coding sequence ATGAGGAAGTTTCTTTTTGCCGGCATGGCCATCGCGATGATGGCCACCCCGGCATTGGCGCAGACCTACAAGTTCGTGATCGTGCCCAAGGCGATGAACAATCCGTTCTTCGACGTCGCGCGCGACGGCTGCCTCAAGCGCGCCAAGGAGCTCGGCAACGTCCAATGCATCTACAAGGGGCCGGTCGAGCATGAACCGGCGACGCAGGCGCAGATCATCCAGGATTTCATCACGCAGAAGGTGGACGGCCTTGCGATCTCGGTCGCGGATGTCGCAGCGATGACGAAATCGATCGAGGCAGCGACCGCGGCCGGCATTCCCGTCATCACCTTCGATGCGGATGCGCCTGGCTCGAAGCGGATCGCCTATATCGGCACCAACAACAAGGACTTTGGCCTCGCGCTTGGCAAACAATTGCTCCAGCTCAAGCCCGAAGGCGGCAAGTATGCCGTCGTCTCCGGCGGCCCCGGCGCCAAGAATCTTGCCGAGCGCGTCGACGGCGTACGCGAGGCGTTGAAGGGTTCGAAATGGGTCGAGGTCGCGGGTTCGCCGACCTTCTGCAACGACGATCCTGCGCTCGCGGTCCAGCAGATGGCGGATCTGCGCACCGCCACGCCGGATCTCGGCGCGATCGTGCCGGTCGGCGGCTGGCCGATGTTTGCGCCGGAAGGCTACAAGGCCTTCGTCAACAAGAACAAGAAGGACATCGATGCCGGCAAGCTGACGCTCGTCGTCGCCGATACGCTCAAGATGCAGCTTGAACTCTTGCGTGACGGCTATTCCAACGCGCTCACCGGGCAGCGCCCCTTCGAAATGGGCGAGAAGGCAATGGATACGCTGCTGGCGATCAAGAAGGGCGAGAAGGTTTCCGAGGTCATCCATACCGGCCTTGACCTCGTGACCAAGGACAACGTCGCTCAACTCTTGAAGTAG